In the Gymnogyps californianus isolate 813 chromosome 3, ASM1813914v2, whole genome shotgun sequence genome, one interval contains:
- the LOC127015255 gene encoding histone H3.3A: MARTKQTARKSTGGKAPRKQLATKAARKSAPSTGGVKKPHRYRPGTVALREIRRYQKSTELLIRKLPFQRLVREIAQDFKTDLRFQSAAIGALQEASEAYLVGLFEDTNLCAIHAKRVTIMPKDIQLARRIRGERA, encoded by the exons ATGGCCCGCACCAAGCAGACCGCCCGCAAGTCCACCGGCGGCAAGGCGCCCCGCAAGCAGCTCGCCACCAAAGCCGCCCGCAAGAGCGCGCCCTCTACTGGCGGGGTGAAGAAGCCGCACCGCTACAG GCCGGGTACCGTGGCTCTCCGTGAAATCAGGCGCTATCAAAAGTCTACCGAACTTTTGATCCGCAAACTTCCCTTCCAGCGCCTGGTGCGTGAAATTGCTCAGGACTTCAAAACAGATCTGCGCTTCCAGAGCGCTGCCATCGGTGCTTTGCAG GAGGCAAGTGAAGCCTACTTGGTTGGCCTGTTTGAAGATACCAACCTGTGTGCTATCCATGCCAAACGTGTCACAATCATGCCAAAAGATATCCAGCTAGCACGCCGCATACGTGGAGAGCGTGCCTAA